A window of [Clostridium] innocuum genomic DNA:
CGTGGAATTATAATAGCCGTTTTGTATAAAAACCTCCGGGCGCAGGCGATAGCCCTTTTCCTGTTCAAATGCCAATATTGCTTCCGTGGATACACTGGCACCATAGCCGCACCAGTCTACGAATTTTTCCTTCGCATAGTTATTGAAAATCAGCGTAAAATGATAGAAGAACGTTGTAAAGCGCACAATATCACAGCGCTTATTCTCTTCCTCCTGCAGCCAGTGTTTCAAATATTCCACAACATAGCCGCTGCTGAACGGCTTGCGTACATCAAACGGTATTTCATGAGGCTTGTCACCCCAGTCATTGGTGATATGATTGTACATCTGTGTCGGATCCCAGAGAATATAGGCAAGAAAGCTGACCGTATATTCATGGAACGGCTGTGCATGATGCACGATAACCGTATGCTGCTTTTGATCCAGCTCCCAGTCATCTGCGGAAATCACAGTCCCACTGGTACGGTCAATAACCTCCCACCATTGCTTGGGATCATGGTCGTAATCCGGTGTGACCTGCTGATCGAAGTATTCTTTGGCAAATGCAATACAGACATCATCTTCGGTTGCCAGTGTATGCGCACTCATCAGATAAATCTGCTGGCATTCCTCCATGTGCTGTTCAGCGAATTCATTATGCCCTCTGGCTACGAAATATGTGGTATATATCTTCGCATCCAGATTCCGGATTCCTTCATCTAGCTTTGTGCCGTCGCTGTCACGGATTGCATCCGCACCCCAGCGCTCCAGCAAATCCTTTGTTTCTTCCAGAAAATTGCTTTCTCCTGGCAATGTAACTCTGCCGAATGTTTTTTTCATAGTCGTGTTGCTCCTAATCTTTCAGACCTCCAAGGCTCATGCCCTGGGTCAGTTTCTTCTGTACACAGATATACAGAATCAAAGTTGGTACCATAACGATAACAAGACCGGCATACATGACACCGTAATTCGCCTGCGAGCGCTGATCCGCCATCAGAAATTTCAATCCGACAGCCAGCGTTGCATTGTCCTTATCCATCAAGGTAAACGCCATGATATACTCATTCCAGAACGCAAGGAACTGGAACAGAATAACGGTAATGATACTTGGTCTGGCCATTGGAATCATGATTTTCGTCATTGTCTTGAAATAACCGCAGCCGTCAATCAGTGCTGCTTCCTCATACGCCTTCGGCAGCGTCTTGAAGTAGCCGCTCAGCAGATAAATCGTGAACGGAAGACTGGTCGCTGCATTCACCAGTGCCAGCATGACCTTATTATTCAGGAACACCTCCACACCGAGCAGTTGATCCGCCTGAAACAGCATCAGATAAATCGGCAGCACAATATAGTTTACATTGACAAACAGGCCTGCCATAAACAGGGCATTGAAGAATTTCTTGCCCTTGAACGGATATCTTGCCAGAACATAGGATGCAGGCAGTGCCAGCACCAGCAGGAAAATCAGACCGAGCACGGTGACAAATACGGAATTGATGAAATACTCTCCCATGCGGGCCTTTTCCATCGCATCAACGAAGTTACTCCAGAGAAACTGCGTCGGCATGGACCATGGATCGCCAACCAGATCCAGCTGTGATTTCACACTGGACAGAAATACCCAGGCAACCGGAACGATGATGCTGATGGCGAATACAATCATCGCCACGTAGACGAATATCTTATACCAGGCATGAGAGGACATTTTTTTCTTATTCATAGCTCACACCTCCTAGAATTCCAGAACATCACGTTCTGTGATTTTGTTCAGTAAACCGGACAGGGCGAAGGAGAAGATAAAGGTGATGACACCGATTGCCATACCATAGGAATAATTTCCTCCGAATGCCTTGTTATACATATAGTTCAGCGGTACTTCACTTCCAAGATCTCCATTCGTATTGATCTGAATGAACATAAAGCTTAGATTGATCGTGGAAATAACGAAGAAGGTCAGTGTTGTTCGGATGTTGTTCCAGATCAGTGGAAGCGTAATCATGAAGAACTGTTTTACCTTTCCTGCCCCTTCCAGAGCAGCCGCCTCATACAGGTTTTCCGGAATGGACGACATACTGGCCATATACATAACCATATAGTAGCCGATTGCCTGCCATACCAGTGCAAAGATAATGGAATATAATATGATACCGGAATCTCCCATCCATTGCTTCTGCAGCATACCCAGACCGATCATTTCAAGAAAACTGTTCAGCAATCCGTTATCCGGTGCATAAATTGCCGAGAAGATACCGGCGATAACAACAATACTTAAAATATTAGGAATGTAGAAGATGACACGGAAGAAGTTTTTCCCTTTGAATTCTTCTCTTGTCAGCAAGGTCGCAAACAGAACAGCGAGTACAACGGTAAACAGCGTCACCATTACAATGATCAGAATCATGTTCTGCATGGATTCAATAAAACGCGAATCGGTAAATAAAATTTTAAAGTTGTTCAATCCTACAAACGGGGCATCGCCGACGATTCCCGTTTTCCCGTACAGAGAGTAACGGAATACGTTGAAGGTAGGAATCACCATAAAGAGAATCACAAGAATAACCGCCGGTGCCAGACAGGCAAAGACAAATCTTCTCTGTGCTTTCTTTTTATTCATTACTTAACCCTCCTTTTCTAAAAAGCAGTGAGCGATTCGCTCACTGCTAGTTCAATAAATCATGCTCACAAATTTATTTTACTGGATGCTCACTAATCGTTTTCCAAGTTTTCACTAATTCACTGTTCCACTTTTCAGCAGTAGTCTTACCAGTATTGATATCATCAGCTGTGAAACATAATACCTTCTTCATGTCTACATCAGGGATAGCCGCAGAGTCAAATGGTGCAAATGCGCCGATAACTGCAGTAACATTCTCGTCATTGTATACATTGTACAGCTCTTTGTTAACGCCTGTCAGTTTTTCTGTGATACCGTTGACAGGTACAACACAGTTGTATTTCAGCATGATGTTTGCGCCTTCCTCAGAATAGATAAATTTCAGGAATGCTTTTGCGTCGTCTTTGTTCTTAGCTTCGGAAGGGATCCAGCACTGCTCTGTAAAGGTCGTGATGGCTTTCTTTCCGTCTTTTGTCAGTGCAGGCACTGCGCTTACACCCCATTTGAAATCCTTCGGAGTTGTAGCTTCCATTTCACCAACTACCCAGCTTCCGTTTGGCATGAACAGAGCCTTACCGTCGATAACAGCCTGCTGGTTCTTTGTGAATCCGTCTTTTACGTTAGCATTTGCAACCGTATTCGGTTCCATGTAATCTTTTACAAGACGTCCGATGGTATCGGTAACTGTCTTACCTTCTTTTGTTTTCCAAGCCTCAGAATCGTAGTTCAGCAGCTTGCTCAGCAGATCCTGTCCGCCGGCTTCCTGAATAACGGAAAGGATTGTGTTATCCAGATATCCTGCTGTTGCATACGTGAACAGAGAAACCTTGCCTTCTTCTTTCAGCTGGTCACCAAGCTTGAACATATCATCCCAGGTCTGAGGAATTTCATATTTCTTTCCTTCGCCAACCAGGTTTGCATTGTAATATAAACCACCAGGTGTATACATGATTGGTGCCAGATAGTTTTTGCCGTCACCATAGAACTGAGATACCGGGTTGTTTACGAAATCCGGATTGATGTTTTTCTTAACATTTTCATCTGCGAATACATCAGAGATGTCTTCCACCTTCTTGCTGTTCAGCTGAGTTTCTGTAAACTGGCTTTGCTGTCCCAGGTTGTAATAAACGATATCGGAATATTCCCCTTTGCTGTTTTCCTTGTTCAGAACTGCTGGTAAGTCCTTCTCAAAACGAAGCTCAATCTTGACATCTTTATTTTTTGCTTCGAATGCCTTCGCCATTTCCTTCCAAACTTCTTCACCGTTTCCTCCAGAGAACGCATCAAATTTAACGATACGTTTTTCGCCGTCACTGCCAGAAGATGCATCATCCTTCTTGCTGCTGCAGCCTGTAACAACGCTTGCGGCCATTAACCCTACACAAGCAAGTGCTACCATTTTTTTCATAATGAATTTCCTCCTTCATCTGGATATGTTTTCCATACCTAAATATTACTGAATGTAAGCGTTTTATGCAATGCATATATTGTTCTGTTTTTTATAGATATTGTTTTTCAAACAATAAAATGCAAGAAACTGTAAATCTTTTCAGAAATCACATTTTTTACATTTCTTTACATTCAAAGACAACCATCATTATATAAGATAAATCGAAGAAAATAAATAGTATTCATACAGTTATTCTTCGATACAAACAAAAATACAAGAAATTTTAACAAGAAATACCAATTTACAAGAACTACATATAAATTAAATTCCTTTTTATTGACGCTGTATATGAAGTCAGTACTTATAAAATAGCTGTACATGATGAAAGAGCAGGCTGGCAACAATCAGAAAACAGGTGACAAATTGTTTATCAGAAAACATACAGTCAGCAGGTTGCACAGAAGCATAGCCGCTTTTCTGCACGACATTCCACACCCTCCGGTTTCCATTTTTTCCATTTTTTATTTTTGTGTCAAAATCGTGCTATAAAATCGTGCTATACTATAGATAGAGAGGAGGGATTTTCATGAAGTACGCCAGCTATCTCTATTATTTTCTATATCCGTATCTGATGCTGTTATCTCAATATCCTATTCATACCGCCTATAAGAACATGATGCAAACATATGATTTCACCGAGTACTATCTCGTCTTCTGCAGTATTTTTCTTCTGACTGGTATCTCCGTATTCCTCCTGTATCACTGTTATCAAGCGATACAGCCCCGTATACGCTATGGAATCGAGCTTGTAAACCTCATTCTTCTCGGCTCGTACGTTTACAGCTTTTTCAGCGGAAATCAGCTTCTCCCGGTATTCTCCATCCTTCTGGTCAGTGACTTTGCTCGGGGATTGACCATGGTGTACGCCGGCTTTACTCTCTGTGATATTATCAAAGGCGCCATTTCAAAAATTCATCCTGTTTCATAGTATTATCATACGGTATCCGCAGAGGATACCTTTTTCAACCTGCAGGTTTCTTGTCCAGTTTTTTCATATAATTGCCACAAAGAACGTTACACATTTCCTTTTTCCACTCTTTCCTATATAATGAACGTTAGAAGGTGAAATTATGAAACAGAATGTGAACGTACTATTGATTGTCTGTGATCAGTTTCGGGGGGATGCTTTATCCTTTGCGAACCATCCGGATGTTAAAACCCCTTATCTGGATTCCCTGGCTGCGGCTGGTGTCTTTTTCTCCCATGCTTATTCAGCCACGCCAAGCTGTATCCCCGCACGGGCCGCCCTGATGACGGGAAGAAGTCAAAAGCGGCATGGACGCGTCGGTTATCTTGACGAGGTGGAGTGGCGTTATCAGCATTATATGGCTG
This region includes:
- a CDS encoding sugar ABC transporter permease; the encoded protein is MNKKKAQRRFVFACLAPAVILVILFMVIPTFNVFRYSLYGKTGIVGDAPFVGLNNFKILFTDSRFIESMQNMILIIVMVTLFTVVLAVLFATLLTREEFKGKNFFRVIFYIPNILSIVVIAGIFSAIYAPDNGLLNSFLEMIGLGMLQKQWMGDSGIILYSIIFALVWQAIGYYMVMYMASMSSIPENLYEAAALEGAGKVKQFFMITLPLIWNNIRTTLTFFVISTINLSFMFIQINTNGDLGSEVPLNYMYNKAFGGNYSYGMAIGVITFIFSFALSGLLNKITERDVLEF
- a CDS encoding carbohydrate ABC transporter permease is translated as MNKKKMSSHAWYKIFVYVAMIVFAISIIVPVAWVFLSSVKSQLDLVGDPWSMPTQFLWSNFVDAMEKARMGEYFINSVFVTVLGLIFLLVLALPASYVLARYPFKGKKFFNALFMAGLFVNVNYIVLPIYLMLFQADQLLGVEVFLNNKVMLALVNAATSLPFTIYLLSGYFKTLPKAYEEAALIDGCGYFKTMTKIMIPMARPSIITVILFQFLAFWNEYIMAFTLMDKDNATLAVGLKFLMADQRSQANYGVMYAGLVIVMVPTLILYICVQKKLTQGMSLGGLKD
- a CDS encoding carbohydrate ABC transporter substrate-binding protein, whose protein sequence is MKKMVALACVGLMAASVVTGCSSKKDDASSGSDGEKRIVKFDAFSGGNGEEVWKEMAKAFEAKNKDVKIELRFEKDLPAVLNKENSKGEYSDIVYYNLGQQSQFTETQLNSKKVEDISDVFADENVKKNINPDFVNNPVSQFYGDGKNYLAPIMYTPGGLYYNANLVGEGKKYEIPQTWDDMFKLGDQLKEEGKVSLFTYATAGYLDNTILSVIQEAGGQDLLSKLLNYDSEAWKTKEGKTVTDTIGRLVKDYMEPNTVANANVKDGFTKNQQAVIDGKALFMPNGSWVVGEMEATTPKDFKWGVSAVPALTKDGKKAITTFTEQCWIPSEAKNKDDAKAFLKFIYSEEGANIMLKYNCVVPVNGITEKLTGVNKELYNVYNDENVTAVIGAFAPFDSAAIPDVDMKKVLCFTADDINTGKTTAEKWNSELVKTWKTISEHPVK